In a single window of the Raphanus sativus cultivar WK10039 chromosome 9, ASM80110v3, whole genome shotgun sequence genome:
- the LOC130499849 gene encoding uncharacterized protein LOC130499849, producing MKEQIFCQLLVVCMLLWSSQIQGNSCDASGIEALRACGDSIDKELPSPPKPFEGCCTAVRIIGMKCICEVINKEIESSIDMQKLVNVASACGRPLAPHSHCGSYLVPGVVA from the exons ATGAAAGAACAGATCTTTTGTCAGCTTCTAGTTGTTTGCATGTTGTTGTGGTCATCCCAAATTCAGGGAAACAGCTGTGATGCTTCAGGCATCGAAGCTTTAAGGGCTTGTGGAGATTCTATCGACAAGGAGCTGCCATCTCCTCCGAAACCATTCGAAGGTTGTTGCACTGCTGTCCGAATCATTGGGATGAAATGCATCTGCGAAGTCATCAATAAGGAAATCGAATCCTCCATTGATATGCAAAAGCTCGTCAACGTCGCTTCTGCTTGTGGCCGTCCACTTGCTCCTCATTCACATTGCGGAA GTTACCTAGTTCCCGGTGTTGTTGCATGA
- the LOC108828648 gene encoding probable serine/threonine-protein kinase PBL16 isoform X2 has translation MGNCLCRFEPFNHKVSANAKSESPKEQSPREEETRVKEVQKLPSNPKEVEDLRRDSATNPLIAFTYDELKNITGNFRQDRVLGGGGFGSVYKGFIKEELGDQEEVPKPLPVAVKVHDGDNSFQGHREWLAEVIFLGQLSHPNLVKLIGYCCEDNHRVLIYEYMARGSVENNLFSMLLPLSWEIRMKIAFGAAKGLAFLHEAKKPVIYRDFKTSNILLDMEYNAKLSDFGLAKDGPVGDKSHVSTRIMGTYGYAAPEYIMTGHLTPGSDVYSFGVVLLELLTGRKSLDKSRPTREQNLIDWALPLLKEKKKVLNIVDPRMNCEYPVKSVQKAAMLAYHCLNRNPKARPLMRDIVDSLEPLQATEEEALLVPTVQKAVITIIDEMPKNGLKKVEDVKKVEEVKKVIEDDDNSRCN, from the exons ATGGGTAACTGTTTGTGTAGATTTGAGCCGTTTAATCATAAAGTTTCTGCAAACGCTAAGTCAG AATCACCTAAAGAACAGAGTCCACGTGAAGAAGAGACACGTGTTAAAGAAGTTCAAAAGCTGCCATCAAATCCAAAAGAAGTAGAAGATCTAAGACGTGACTCAGCTACGAATCCTCTGATAGCTTTCACATACGATGAGCTTAAGAACATTACAGGTAATTTCAGACAAGACAGAGTTCTTGGTGGTGGTGGCTTTGGAAGTGTCTACAAAGGCTTTATAAAAGAGGAACTGGGTGACCAAGAAGAAGTTCCAAAACCACTCCCTGTGGCCGTTAAAGTTCACGATGGAGACAATAGTTTTCAGGGTCACAGAGAATGGCTG GCAGAGGTGATATTCTTGGGACAGCTTTCACATCCGAACTTAGTGAAACTGATCGGTTATTGCTGCGAGGATAACCACAGGGTGCTTATCTACGAGTACATGGCTCGTGGTAGCGTGGAGAACAATCTTTTCTCAA TGTTGCTTCCTCTTTCATGGGAAATTAGAATGAAGATTGCATTTGGAGCAGCCAAAGGACTCGCATTTCTTCACGAAGCAAAGAAACCAGTCATCTATCGTGATTTCAAAACCTCCAACATTCTTCTAGACATG GAATATAACGCCAAGTTATCTGACTTTGGACTCGCCAAAGACGGTCCTGTTGGAGATAAATCACACGTCTCCACTCGTATAATGGGAACTTACGGCTACGCAGCTCCTGAATACATCATGACAG GTCATCTGACTCCAGGGAGTGACGTGTACAGTTTTGGTGTAGTTCTGTTAGAGCTTCTCACAGGGAGAAAATCATTAGACAAGTCACGGCCCACGCGTGAGCAGAACCTAATAGATTGGGCTCTTCCGTTgctgaaagagaagaagaaagtgttGAACATTGTAGACCCGAGAATGAACTGCGAGTACCCGGTTAAGTCGGTTCAAAAGGCTGCAATGTTAGCTTACCATTGCCTTAACCGGAACCCGAAGGCTAGGCCTTTAATGAGGGACATTGTGGATTCTTTGGAGCCTCTTCAGGCTACAGAAGAAGAGGCCTTACTTGTCCCTACTGTTCAGAAAGCAGTTATTACCATTATAGACGAAATGCCTAAGAATGGGTTGAAGAAAGTTGAAGATGTGAAGAAGGTTGAAGAGGTGAAGAAGGTTattgaagatgatgataattCACGTTGTAATTGA
- the LOC130499847 gene encoding uncharacterized protein LOC130499847 — MDCWEVTGTKPKFVTPSKRAKEMVVEEVEEDNQRPRKKARKEAPKEAPKEAREEAPTEATEEATEEAREEASWVTREELENMFKDLGDMM; from the coding sequence atggattgctgggaagtcactggtacaaaacccaagtttgtgactccatcgaaaagagccaaagagatggttgtggaggaggtggaggaagacaatcagagacctcggaagaaagctcgtaaagaggctcctaaagaggctcctaaagaggctagagaagaggctcctacagaggctacagaagaggctacagaagaggctagagaagaggctagttgggtgaccagagaggagttagaaaacatgttcaaggacttaggtgacatgatg
- the LOC130499846 gene encoding uncharacterized protein LOC130499846 produces MDIPELPRRLYTLGEEPEPHNSISYHTDNTKLHTALREALTDAEFEELKESRLGVFIKFKEQGFGWASRLVHHLLGLKLDIKKKYEMWCLVGPEPARFSLLEFENITGLNCDYIEDLETPECEVTPQMVSFWEMMGVHREAGPSTDQIIAALKRCGDWSREDRKRLAYLSIFTGFIEGKKFSSATRATLARLVMDLERFENYPWGRVAFKVLMDSLWNKDITGCYTVDGFIQVLQVWAYEAIPGLGASIGLPRANSPSPPILAYDGSRGRRFM; encoded by the coding sequence atggatattccagaactcccccgtaggttatacacattaggggaagagccagaaccccacaatagcatttcgtatcatacggataacacgaagttgcatactgctcttagggaagctctcactgatgctgaatttgaagagctcaaggagtcgagattgggagttttcatcaagttcaaggagcagggatttggttgggcttcaaggctggttcaccacttgctcggtttaaagctggacattaagaagaagtacgagatgtggtgtctcgttggtccagaacctgcgaggttttcactgttagagtttgaaaacatcactggtctaaactgcgactacatcgaggaccttgagacaccagaatgtgaagttaccccacagatggtttctttctgggagatgatgggagttcatcgggaagctgggccaagtactgatcagataatagcagcactgaagagatgcggggattggtccagggaagatcgcaagcgactcgcgtacctttccatcttcactggattcattgaagggaaaaagttctcaagcgctacacgagctactctcgcaaggctagtgatggatttagaaaggtttgagaattatccatgggggagagtcgcgtttaaggtgctgatggactctttgtggaacaaagatattactggctgttacaccgtggatggctttatacaagttcttcaggtctgggcgtacgaagctattccgggattgggtgctagtattggtctacccagagcaaacagtccgtctccaccgattctggcttacgacggcagcagaggccgcagattcatg
- the LOC108828648 gene encoding probable serine/threonine-protein kinase PBL16 isoform X1, with product MGNCLCRFEPFNHKVSANAKSESPKEQSPREEETRVKEVQKLPSNPKEVEDLRRDSATNPLIAFTYDELKNITGNFRQDRVLGGGGFGSVYKGFIKEELGDQEEVPKPLPVAVKVHDGDNSFQGHREWLAEVIFLGQLSHPNLVKLIGYCCEDNHRVLIYEYMARGSVENNLFSKVLLPLSWEIRMKIAFGAAKGLAFLHEAKKPVIYRDFKTSNILLDMEYNAKLSDFGLAKDGPVGDKSHVSTRIMGTYGYAAPEYIMTGHLTPGSDVYSFGVVLLELLTGRKSLDKSRPTREQNLIDWALPLLKEKKKVLNIVDPRMNCEYPVKSVQKAAMLAYHCLNRNPKARPLMRDIVDSLEPLQATEEEALLVPTVQKAVITIIDEMPKNGLKKVEDVKKVEEVKKVIEDDDNSRCN from the exons ATGGGTAACTGTTTGTGTAGATTTGAGCCGTTTAATCATAAAGTTTCTGCAAACGCTAAGTCAG AATCACCTAAAGAACAGAGTCCACGTGAAGAAGAGACACGTGTTAAAGAAGTTCAAAAGCTGCCATCAAATCCAAAAGAAGTAGAAGATCTAAGACGTGACTCAGCTACGAATCCTCTGATAGCTTTCACATACGATGAGCTTAAGAACATTACAGGTAATTTCAGACAAGACAGAGTTCTTGGTGGTGGTGGCTTTGGAAGTGTCTACAAAGGCTTTATAAAAGAGGAACTGGGTGACCAAGAAGAAGTTCCAAAACCACTCCCTGTGGCCGTTAAAGTTCACGATGGAGACAATAGTTTTCAGGGTCACAGAGAATGGCTG GCAGAGGTGATATTCTTGGGACAGCTTTCACATCCGAACTTAGTGAAACTGATCGGTTATTGCTGCGAGGATAACCACAGGGTGCTTATCTACGAGTACATGGCTCGTGGTAGCGTGGAGAACAATCTTTTCTCAA AAGTGTTGCTTCCTCTTTCATGGGAAATTAGAATGAAGATTGCATTTGGAGCAGCCAAAGGACTCGCATTTCTTCACGAAGCAAAGAAACCAGTCATCTATCGTGATTTCAAAACCTCCAACATTCTTCTAGACATG GAATATAACGCCAAGTTATCTGACTTTGGACTCGCCAAAGACGGTCCTGTTGGAGATAAATCACACGTCTCCACTCGTATAATGGGAACTTACGGCTACGCAGCTCCTGAATACATCATGACAG GTCATCTGACTCCAGGGAGTGACGTGTACAGTTTTGGTGTAGTTCTGTTAGAGCTTCTCACAGGGAGAAAATCATTAGACAAGTCACGGCCCACGCGTGAGCAGAACCTAATAGATTGGGCTCTTCCGTTgctgaaagagaagaagaaagtgttGAACATTGTAGACCCGAGAATGAACTGCGAGTACCCGGTTAAGTCGGTTCAAAAGGCTGCAATGTTAGCTTACCATTGCCTTAACCGGAACCCGAAGGCTAGGCCTTTAATGAGGGACATTGTGGATTCTTTGGAGCCTCTTCAGGCTACAGAAGAAGAGGCCTTACTTGTCCCTACTGTTCAGAAAGCAGTTATTACCATTATAGACGAAATGCCTAAGAATGGGTTGAAGAAAGTTGAAGATGTGAAGAAGGTTGAAGAGGTGAAGAAGGTTattgaagatgatgataattCACGTTGTAATTGA